Proteins co-encoded in one Sulfurimonas sp. HSL1-2 genomic window:
- a CDS encoding MotA/TolQ/ExbB proton channel family protein, giving the protein MKRIVLILMMAVLSLSAATETELQRAYAKEFAFLKAQKEMLEKRLSQVKKEDAARIATAKKEIASLQNDVLVKTQTSDRLGEQLFRSQQNAENINDDTALLESVALQGQSSLAPYGIKLAINKEDYPATLQQLFASTLTLGRELSSVRVTEGSFYLKDGSEQKGKLVKVGNIATYGVAEGASGVLVPAGGDKLKLWDAPESAATAAALAQGQTPASLEIFVYENVSKEIEDKTEKSVMDVIESGGMIGWVIIVLGLFALLLVVLRAFFLSGAGSRTLPVAKETLNELKSKGVEATLEFLKMKKGAAARVMKATVRNLDRDREHVEDIVAEAIMHESERLDRYGSAIMVVAAVAPLLGLLGTVTGMIATFDIITEFGTGDPKLLSGGISIALVTTELGLIVAIPLLLLGNMLNGWAERIKDGMEQSALHLINEYNKLK; this is encoded by the coding sequence ATGAAACGTATTGTCCTTATCCTGATGATGGCGGTACTCTCCCTCTCCGCTGCAACGGAAACAGAACTGCAGCGCGCCTATGCCAAAGAGTTCGCGTTCCTCAAAGCCCAGAAAGAGATGCTCGAAAAACGTCTCTCACAGGTAAAAAAAGAGGATGCGGCCCGCATCGCAACCGCGAAAAAAGAGATCGCGTCTCTGCAGAATGATGTTCTGGTAAAGACGCAGACATCCGACCGCCTCGGCGAGCAGCTTTTCCGCTCCCAGCAGAACGCGGAAAATATCAATGATGACACGGCGCTGCTTGAATCCGTCGCCCTGCAGGGACAATCCTCCCTCGCACCGTACGGCATCAAGCTGGCCATCAACAAAGAGGACTACCCGGCGACACTGCAGCAGCTGTTTGCGTCGACGCTGACACTCGGCCGTGAACTCTCATCTGTCCGCGTCACCGAGGGGAGTTTCTACCTCAAAGACGGCAGCGAGCAGAAAGGCAAACTCGTCAAGGTCGGAAACATCGCGACCTACGGCGTTGCCGAAGGCGCATCCGGCGTCCTGGTCCCGGCGGGCGGCGACAAGCTGAAACTGTGGGATGCTCCGGAATCCGCAGCGACGGCGGCGGCACTGGCACAGGGGCAGACACCTGCTTCGCTCGAGATTTTCGTGTATGAGAATGTCTCCAAAGAGATCGAGGACAAAACGGAAAAGAGCGTAATGGACGTCATCGAATCCGGCGGTATGATCGGCTGGGTCATCATCGTCCTCGGCCTCTTCGCACTGCTGCTCGTCGTACTGCGCGCCTTCTTCCTCAGCGGAGCCGGCTCCAGAACATTGCCGGTGGCGAAAGAGACCCTGAACGAACTCAAATCCAAAGGGGTTGAAGCGACGCTGGAATTCCTCAAAATGAAAAAAGGGGCTGCAGCCCGTGTTATGAAGGCGACGGTCCGTAACCTTGACCGCGACCGTGAACACGTTGAAGATATCGTTGCCGAAGCGATCATGCACGAGAGCGAGCGCCTCGACCGTTACGGTTCTGCCATCATGGTCGTCGCTGCCGTCGCACCGCTGCTGGGGCTTCTGGGTACCGTCACCGGTATGATCGCGACCTTCGACATCATCACCGAGTTCGGTACGGGTGATCCGAAGCTGCTCTCCGGCGGTATCTCGATTGCGCTTGTTACGACGGAACTGGGTCTGATCGTTGCGATCCCGCTGCTGCTGCTGGGCAACATGCTCAACGGCTGGGCGGAACGTATCAAAGACGGTATGGAGCAGTCCGCGCTGCACCTGATCAACGAGTATAACAAGCTGAAATAA
- a CDS encoding DUF3450 family protein has protein sequence MVPNTIKLWLAGSLIAASTLTASTEENMAASLMKLRAEVEKLNTQIQEEKDDTKAAMRSLVLEKNELDATIGRENLKIKQIEQEIAKVRQQIAAASKNSEGIKPVVVAAIADLKAQIASELPFKTAERLEDVERIESQMNEGLITPQKALAQVWNSYADEVRMTKENGLFKQTIKLDGEDRLAEIARLGSVMMFFKTPDDRVGYAAKDANGWYYKESVNKTEQEQILALFDAMQKQIRTGYFTLPNAIATTEVK, from the coding sequence ATGGTACCGAATACGATAAAACTCTGGCTGGCCGGTTCGTTGATCGCAGCATCGACACTGACAGCAAGTACCGAAGAAAATATGGCGGCATCACTGATGAAGCTGCGTGCCGAAGTCGAAAAACTGAATACGCAGATTCAGGAAGAGAAAGACGACACGAAAGCGGCAATGCGCTCGCTTGTTCTGGAAAAGAACGAGCTCGATGCGACGATCGGACGTGAAAACCTGAAGATCAAGCAGATCGAGCAGGAGATCGCCAAAGTCCGTCAGCAGATCGCAGCGGCGAGCAAGAACAGCGAAGGCATCAAGCCCGTTGTCGTTGCCGCCATCGCCGATCTCAAAGCACAGATCGCTTCCGAACTTCCTTTTAAAACGGCAGAACGCCTGGAAGATGTCGAACGTATCGAGAGCCAGATGAACGAAGGGCTTATCACACCGCAGAAAGCGCTGGCCCAGGTCTGGAACAGTTATGCCGACGAAGTGCGCATGACGAAGGAGAACGGCCTGTTCAAACAGACGATCAAGCTTGACGGTGAAGACCGCCTGGCTGAGATCGCCCGTCTCGGTTCCGTGATGATGTTCTTCAAAACCCCGGATGACCGTGTCGGCTATGCGGCCAAAGACGCCAACGGCTGGTACTACAAAGAGTCCGTGAACAAGACGGAACAAGAACAGATCCTCGCACTTTTTGATGCGATGCAGAAACAGATCCGCACCGGCTACTTTACCCTGCCGAATGCCATTGCGACGACGGAGGTGAAATAA